ACGAGCTCGCCGTTCACGCGCGCAACGAGCGCGGCACGGTAAAGATTATCGCTTATGCGTTTTGCTACCTCGTACGCGGTAACGCCGTTCTCGACTTCGATAACGCTTCCGTCTTTAAGTGTGATGTTCATGTTGTCCTCCTGTCGGTACAAATAAAAAACCGTCCTTAATATATAAGGACGGCTGTAATTCCGTGGTTCCACCTTACTTCGCGCCGATATCAGCGCCTCGTTTTCTTGATAACTTCAAGCAGTCTTGCCGTGATAGCGGTGGTTTCGCTTGGCGACGCTTTTATAAGGCTCTCAGCTCTGCCCTACTCTCTGTGAAAAGCTCTTCGCGGCTACTTGTCCGCAAGGCAAGTATTAAATTATTTTCATTCTACCACCGCTTGCCGTAAAAGTCAAGTAAAAAATGACCGCCTACAAAAATACTTTTAATTCTTTCGCCTGCCGTTTTCCATCTTGGTTTTCAGCTTGCTCACGACCACGAACACAACGAACATTAAACACACTATTGCTATCCATACGGGTATTCCCCAGCCCGAGAACGGTATCGCGCCGCTGCCGAGGTACGCGGTCAGCCCGATCATGACGGGGCGCGTAACTAGGCATACGATAGTAAAGTACGCGTAGCTCATCGTCGTTATCCCCGCTATCATGCACAGCATATCGTCTGGGAACGCGGGGAACAGCAGCATGATTATGAATAGAAACCTCCCCTTGTCGCCCAGCAGCTTAGCGTACTTCTCGGTCGTTTCCTCGCCGAACATCCAGTTGCACAGTCTGCGCCCGAACACCTTGCCGAGCACGAACGATATGAGCGAGCCGATTATCGTGCCGATAACAGACAGCACGAAGCTCCAAGTCGCGCCGTATATCGCAACGCCTAGGAGAATCGTTACCGCTTCGGGTATAGGCAGTACGACTACCTGGAACACCGTCAGCCCTATGAATATCGCAATGCCCCAAAACCCGCTATCGAGTATAAACTGTTTAAGCGCGTCGAAGTCAGTGAACTTTTGCGACAGTCCCGTCTTTATATATAATATATAGCACCCGACGACGACCGCGGCGACCACGGCGCAAACGAGCATTGTGCGCGACGCGTGCGGATACTTCTCGCCGTCCACCGCGCAAAACGCCACGCCGAAAACGCTAAGCGCAACCACCGCCGAGCAGTACAGCAACACGCTTCCGCTCGACATAAACAGTCCGCACAGCGCTATCATTGCCGCGCATAGCGTGCCGATAACGACCTGCGCGAGCGACGTTTTGGTTCGAGATTTCACGTAATTATTATATGTAATTACGGTTATGCTTATAAATCTTTGAAGGTGTTTTCCACCACGTTAGGCAGGAACGAATAGATATTGCAGCCGCATTTGCCGTCGAATAGCTTTTTCAGCTCGAAAAAGTCTCGCCATTTCTTAATGGAAAAATCGCTCACACCGTGCCGAAGCGCAACGTCCATCAACCGCTTTTCCATGAGCACCGCGCCCTGCGGCAGAGATATAGCGTCGCAAAGCTGTATAAGCAAATCGTAATCGTCAAACTCAATGCCTTTAAGATATTCGACCAAAAACAGCTTTTGCTCGTCGGTTATCGTTATTCTGTCTATATACTGCGAAATATCTTTGTCGATCGGAAACGAATGAGTTAGACATATCCGCGCTATCTCGGGCTCGTTAATGCTCGTCATGTAATTATATCCATCGATCATGTGTCGGCTATTCCAAGAACCGTCGCGCCGACCTATATCGTGAAGCAGCCCGAAAACATACGCCTTGTCCTCGTCCATGCCGCACTTCCGCGCAATAAGTCGCGCGTTATCACCCGCCGACCTGCTATGCGCTACCCACAGCCCCGGCGTGAGCTTTTCTGCGATCTCTATCTCGTGTTCGGCTTGCTTTACTGTCAACATTCTTTATCCTCTATCCTTAATCCGTATTGAAAACGTAGTCGCGGCGCAGACGGGCAACAGTTGGCGAGGAGGCGACGGGAGTGTACATAGACGTACATGACCAAGCCGCCGAGCCAAACGTAGCCCGTATCCGCCGATGAATGCGTTTTCATAGCTTGGCAATTTCGCCGCGTGCATACTCGTCGCAACGGTTGTTATACTCGTTATCGGCGTGACCCTTTACTTTAATGAAAGTAACTTCATGCTTATTCAAAAGCTCGTCGAGCGCGCGCCACAGGTCTTGATTCTTGACCTCTTTTTTATCGGCGGTACGCCAATTGTTACGCTTCCAGTTATTCAGCCAACGCTGCTCTATGGCGTTGACGAGATACGCCGAGTCGGAGTAAAGATTGACCGCGCACTTCTCTTTGAGCGCGGACAGCCCCGCTATCGCGGCGTATACTTCCATGCGGTTATTGGTGGTATCGGCGTCGCCGCCCGACAGCACTTTTTCTTTTCCGCCGTACAGAAGTATGGCGCACCATCCGCCTTTTCCGGGATTGCCGCTGCACGCCCCGTCCGTATATATGTCTACCGATTTAATCATAATTACCTATTGAACTTCTTTGAAAAGTCGCGCTCCTCTAAAAAATACCCCCGTGCGATGGGCTACGACACGACAGCGCGCGGGACTCGCGCGCGACCTTTGCGCTTCGCGCAAGCGGTTAGCGAATACCGCGCCGAAGTTTCAAACACACTAACGATATCAAACTTACTTTACCAAGTTCTTCGCTTTCTATGCCTTACTTCGGCGCAGAGCGAGTCGCGCTCCCCTACTAAATAACCCCACCCATTAAGGGTGGGGTTATTGGCAGGGGAGACGCGACTCGAACACGCGACCAACGGTTTTGGAGACCGCGACTCTACCAACTGAGCTACTCCCCTAAACAGTGATATCTTAGCACATATTTTGTTTAAAGTCAATTATTTGCGCGCGGTTATTCAACTTTTTTATATTCATTACCCCGTTTCGTCAAAATTTTACTCTATTCGTTGATTTATCAAATAATACGTTTGACAACATGGCGATAAACCTTTATAATAAATGTTGATAAATCAACATTGAATTAAAGGAATCAAAATGAATATTTTCAAAAAGGCGTACTGCCGAATATTTCAGTTCGTATTTAAGGTGGCGCTGCCGCTACTGCCATACAAAGATCCCAAGCTTATAGAAAGCATCGGGAATATCGCCGAAGTCCTTAAAATCAACGGCAAGCAAAAGCCGCTTATCGTTACCGACGGAACTATCGTAAAACTGGGACTTGCAAACGGGCTGACCGATAGTCTTACAGAAAATGGCTTATCGTACGAGATATACGACAAGGTCGTAGCTAACCCTACTTCGGCTAACGTCGCGGAAGCGCTTGCGCTGTACCGCGAAAACGGTTGCGACAGCCTTATAGCGTTCGGAGGCGGCTCGCCTATGGACTGCGCCAAGGGCGTGGGCGCGCTCGTTGCTCGTCCCAAAAAGACGCTCGCTAAGCTGGGCGGCATACTCAAAGTGCGCAAGAAAATACCGCTCCTTATCGCCATACCCACGACCGCCGGCACGGGCAGCGAAACCACGCTCGCCTGCGTTGTCGTCGACAGCGACACTCGGCACAAGTATGCGATAAACGACTTCCCGCTTATCCCCAAGTACGCGGTGCTTGACGAGAGCGTTACAATGACTCTCCCGCCCGCGGTGGTCGCCACTACGGGTATGGATGCGCTCACCCACGCGATCGAAGCGTATATCGGCAAGAGCGGAAACAAATCGACCCGCCGCGACGCGCTTGATGCGATCAAGCTCGTGTTCGAAAACCTTCCCTCGTCCTACACAGACGGCACGCAAGAGGCGCGCAAGAATATGCTTATCGCCTCGCACAAGGCGGGCAAGGCGTTTTCCAAGGCGTACGTCGGGTACGTTCACGCGCTTGCGCACTCGCTCGGCGGAAAGTACGACGTGCCGCACGGGCTTGCCAACGCCGTTATACTTCCCGTCGTTTTACGCGAATACGGCAAAGCGGCATACAAAAAGCTTAAAAAGATAGCGGTATTTTGCGGACTTGCGGACAAGAAAACCTCGCCCGAAATCGCGGAGAATACCATTATCGAAAAGATCGAAAAGTTCAACGAACAGTTTAACATTCCCAAAACGATCGATTGCATAAAGGACGAGGACATAGCCGAGCTCGCTTCCAACGCCGAAAAGGAAGCCAACCCGCTCTACCCCGTTCCTAAGCTGTGGGATAAGAAAAAACTTAAAACTATGTATTTGAAAATTCGCGGAGATATCTAACATGACCGAACAACAAATTACCGAATTGGTAGAAAGCCAAAAAGCTTTTTTCAAAAGCGGAAAAACGCTCGATATTAAGTACCGCATTAAAATGCTCAAAGCGTTCCGCAATGCGATACGCAATAATCTCGACGCGCTTCACGAAGCGATTTATAAGGATTTAGGCAAATCGCAGAGCGAAAGTTATATGTGTGAAACGGGACTCGCGCTCAGCGAATTGAGCTTTATGATAAAGCACGCTAACAAATTTGCCAAGCCTAAACGCAGCAAAACACCGCTCGCGCAATACGTATCCAAAAGCTATCGCCAGCCCTCGCCATACGGCACGGTGCTGGTGCTCAGTCCGTGGAACTATCCGTTCTTGCTCTCTATCGATCCGCTCGTGGACGCTGTTGCCGCAGGCAATACTGTCGTTCTCAAAACGAGCTCATCGTCGCCCAATACGAGCGAAGCGATAAAGCGCGTTGTAGAGAGTGTGTTCCCGCCCGAATACGTTGCCGTAGTGCTCGGCGGCGGCGAGGTCAACGCCGCGCTCGAAAACCAAAAATTCGATTATATTTTCTTTACGGGCAGTAAGCGCGTCGGCACTCAAATCTACGAGAACGCCGCAAAAACTCTCACCCCCGTCACCTTAGAGCTGGGCGGCAAAAGTCCGTGCATAGTGGACGAAACGGCAAAAATCAAGCTCGCCGCCAAGCGCATAGTCTGGGGCAAGTTTCTCAACCTCGGTCAGACCTGCGTCGCGCCCGACTACATACTCTGCGCGGAAAGCGTGCGCGATAAACTCGTAGAAGAAATCAAAAAGCAAATCAAGCTTCAATTCGGCGAAAACCCGCTCGCAAACGAAAACTACGGCAAAATGATAAACCGCAAGCACTTCGACCGCGTGACGGGCTTGATCGATCCCCAAAAGACGGTTTGCGGCGGCGACAGCGACGGAGATACGCTCAAAATCGCGCCCACCGTCATGATAAACGTAACCGCCGACGATCCCGTAATGCAGGAAGAAATCTTCGGACCCGTTCTGCCTATCCTCACGTACAAGGACGAAAAAGAAATAACCGACTACGTGTCGAGCCACGACGCGCCGCTCGCTTTCTATATCTTCTCGTCTAACCGCAAGCGCATAAAACGGCTTACGACCTCGCTCGGCTTCGGCGGCGGATGCGTGAACGACGTTGTTATTCATCTCGCTACCACGTATATGCCCTTCGGCGGGTTCGGCGCGAGCGGACTCGGCTCGTACCACGGCAAGGTTGGGTTTGAAACGTTCACCCACTACAAGAGCATTGTTAATAAAAAGACTTGGCTCGATCTCCCCATGCGCTATCAACCGTTTAAGAAGTTCAACGATTTCCTCGTAAAGAAATTTTTGAAATAGTCTTAATAATCATAAAACGCCCTAGGCTAATGCCTACGGCGTTTTTGTTTGAATATTATATATCACTTTAATCCGCGCTTTATGCCCTGCGCCGAATAGGCGTGACATATAGCGGCGGCGAGCGCGTCAGCGGCGTCGTCGGGCTTGGGAGTATCTCTCAATCTTAACAGCGACCTAACCATGAACTGGACCTGCGACTTTGCCGCGTTGCCGTTGCCCGTTACCGTCGATTTGATTTGCAACGGCGTATACTCGAAAAGATTTTTGCATAGCTTGGCGCATGACAAAAGCACTACGCCACGCGCCTGCGCTACCTTGATACCCGTCGTTATATTGGTGTTAAAGAACAGCTCCTCTATTGCTATCTCGTCGGGCTGAAAGTCGGTCACTATATCGGTTATATCCTTTTCTATCATTAAGAGCCGATCGGGCGTCGGCATTTTGGCAGGCGTTTCGACCGCGCCGTAATCGAGCGGCGTGAGCTTGCCCTTTTCGTATTCTATCAGTCCGTACCCGACTATCGCATAGCCGGGATCTATTCCCAATATACGCATATAAAATCCTCATAATTTGTTTGAAAGTACAGTCGCGCGTCAGACGGGCAACAGTTAGCGAGGGTGCGACGGGAGTGTACATAGACGTACATGACCAAGCAACCGAGCTAAACGTAGCCCGTATCACGCGATGAATGTACTTTCAAATATTACCTATATAATGAAGTCAGTATCGAATAAGTTTTCAGTCTTTTCTTAGCCGCCTTAAACCTCGGCATATACTTTCCTACCTCTTGCCAAAACGCCGCGCTGTGGTCGTGGTGAACGGTGTGCGACAGCTCGTGAACGAGCACGTACTCTACAAGCTCGCTGTCGAGCATGGCGAGCCGCCAATTGAGCATGATATTGCATTTGCCGTCGCAACTGCCCCATTTGGTCTTGGCGTTGGTGAGCGAAAACTCGCCGTACTTTAAGCCTATGCGCGCCGAGCACTCGTCGAGCAATAGTTTTAACTCGGTCTTGGCTATTCGTTTATACCACTGCGCTATCGCGTAAAACCTATTACCCTCATACTTTTCGGGCAAGAGCAATTTGCCGTTGTCGAACGCCGTGCGCTTGCGTTCCGCCGAAATCTCAACCGCGTAAAACGCGCCGTGATAGAGAATATTTTGACCGTTTATGACAGTGGATAACGCATCCGTCTTACGCTTGCTTTCGGCTAATTTTTTAGCTATCCAACCGCTCTTTTCCGCTAAGAATTTTTCTATATACTCCTTAGACGTCTTTAAAGGCGCTTTAACGACCACTTCGCCGCCCGTTATGCAAATAGACAAGGTCTTGCGATTGCTTCGTATAAGCTTATATTCCATCGGCAAAATCGGTAGGTTTAACGTTGTCGGTGTACTCTTTTCGCGTGCGCATCTCGGCAATGAAATCGCCGTATCGGTCGTTCATTATCGCCTCGCGTATGCGCGCCATCAGGTGCGTTAGGTAGTACAAATTGTGGTAGGAAATGAGTCGCGCGCCGAGCACCTCGCCCGCGTTTATCAAGTGACGAAGGTAGCCGCGCGTAAAGTGCGTGCAGGTATAGCAATCGCATTCGGGGTCGAGCGGAGTAAAGTCCTCTTTATATGCGGCGTTCCTTACAGTGATTTTTCCACCGCTCGTGTACGCCAGACCGTTGCGCGCGGTGCGCGTAGGCAAAACGCAGTCGAACATATCTATGCCGCGAAGTACGCCCTCCGCCAAGCAGTCGGGACTGCCCACGCCCATGAGATAGCGCGGCATATTTTGAGGATATTCGGGGCGAAGCGCGTCGAGCATTCTGTACATGACCTTTTTGGGCTCGCCTACCGACAGCCCGCCGATCGCGATACCGCACTTGGCAAACGGCACGGACTGCCGCGCCGACTGCACGCGAAGGTCCTCGAACATATTGCCCTGAATTATGGGGAACAGCATTTGCTCGTCGTTCTTGTGATGGTTGTGACAGCGTTCGAGCCAGCGCGTAGTGCGGTCGAGCGCACGCGATGCGTACTTCTTGTCGCAATCGGGCGAACTACACTCGTCGAACGCCATAATTATATCCGAGCCGAGCGCGTTCTGAATATCTATCGACTTTTCGGGCGTGAAATAATGCCTCGAGCCGTCGAGGTGCGAGCTGAACTCCACGCCGTCGTCCGTTATCTTGTTTAGGTTGGACAGCGAAAAAACCTGAAAGCCGCCGCTGTCGGTAAGAATGGGCTTGTGCCAATCCATGAACTTATGCAACCCGCCAGCCTTTTTTACAAGCTCCTCGCCGGGGCGCATATACAGGTGGTAAGTATTGGCAAGCAAAATATCCGCGCCGAGTTCTTCCACCTCGTACGGCGCGAGCGTTTTGACAGTCGCTTGCGTGCCGACGGGCATGAACACGGGCGTTTTGATAACGCCGTGCGGCGTAGTGAACTCGCCCACTCTCGCGCCCGTTTGCTTGCAAACGTGTATTTCCTTAAACGAAAACTTTTCAGACATTGTTATCCTTGATTATTATTGTTATACTATTAGGACTATTTTAAAGCTGAGTGACATCCACAATGTACCACTTTGAGAGCGTAGGCGCGGCGCAGACGGGCAACAGTTGTGAGGAGGCGACGGGAGTGTACACAAAAGTACATGACCGAGCCTCCGAGCAAGCGTAGCCCGTATCCGCCGATGCATACGCGCTCAAAGGAAGAAACAGGCATCTCCAAATGAGAAAAACCTATACCCTTCCTTCACTGCGGTATTATAAATATCGAGCGTAGTTTCTCTGCCGATCAACGCGCTTACTAGCATTATGAGCGTTGACTCCGGCAGGTGGAAATTGGTTATCAGCGATTTAACGACCTTGAATTTATAGGACGGATAAATGAAAATACTCGTTTCGCCGCTGCCCGCTATTACCTTTCCGTCGGGGGTTGACGACGATTCCAGAACGCGTACCGACGTAGTGCCGACAGCTATCACACGCCTACCCTCGGCGATAGCCGCGTTTATCTTGTTTGCGGCTTCCTCGCTCACGCTGTAAAACTCGCTGTGCATTTTGTGGTCTGTGATCTCGTCGGTCTTAACGGGTAAGAACGTACCTAAACCGACGTGTAATAGCACGTCCACAAACTCCACACCCATAGCTTTCAGCTCGTCCATAAGCCTATCGGTAAAGTGCAGTCCTGCAGTCGGCGCGGCGGACGAGCCTTCCTTTTCGGCATATACCGTTTGATACCTGTCTATGCTTTTAAGCTCGTTATGGATATAGTGCGGGAGAGGTACTTCGCCTATGCGGTTTAGTATTTGCTCGAACACGCCGTCATAGCTGAACCGCAGCGTGCGCGCGCCTTCCTCGCCCTCGCCCACTATCTCGCCCATCAAGTCGTCGGCGAAAACAAGCTTACTTCCTACTTTCGCGCGCTTGGCGGGGCGGCAAAGCGATTCCCAAGTGTCCTTATCTATGCGCTTATGCAATAGGAACGATATTTTCGCGCCCGTGTCCGTTTTGGTACCGACGACGCGCGCGGGCAGAACCTTGGTGTTATTGACTACGAGAAGGTCGCCTTTTTTTAGCAGTTTGGGCAGATCGTAGAAATGCAAATGCTCCATGTTTCCGCTTAGGCTATCGTAAACCAAAAGCCGCGAACTGTCGCGCGGCTCGATAGGTGTTTGAGCGATCTGCTCTTTTGGCAGGTCGTAATAGAAATCGCTTTTATTCATCTTTTTTATCTAAGTCGAGAAATGACAGTTGCTCGGCGGCTTTTTTGGGCGGCTTAATATTTAAGTGCTTATACGCCGCGCCGAGCGCAATGCGGCCGCGAGGAGTTCTAGCTATAAATCCGAGCTGAATGAGATACGGCTC
This region of Clostridiales bacterium genomic DNA includes:
- a CDS encoding M48 family metallopeptidase; its protein translation is MEYKLIRSNRKTLSICITGGEVVVKAPLKTSKEYIEKFLAEKSGWIAKKLAESKRKTDALSTVINGQNILYHGAFYAVEISAERKRTAFDNGKLLLPEKYEGNRFYAIAQWYKRIAKTELKLLLDECSARIGLKYGEFSLTNAKTKWGSCDGKCNIMLNWRLAMLDSELVEYVLVHELSHTVHHDHSAAFWQEVGKYMPRFKAAKKRLKTYSILTSLYR
- the ruvC gene encoding crossover junction endodeoxyribonuclease RuvC yields the protein MRILGIDPGYAIVGYGLIEYEKGKLTPLDYGAVETPAKMPTPDRLLMIEKDITDIVTDFQPDEIAIEELFFNTNITTGIKVAQARGVVLLSCAKLCKNLFEYTPLQIKSTVTGNGNAAKSQVQFMVRSLLRLRDTPKPDDAADALAAAICHAYSAQGIKRGLK
- the tgt gene encoding tRNA guanosine(34) transglycosylase Tgt codes for the protein MSEKFSFKEIHVCKQTGARVGEFTTPHGVIKTPVFMPVGTQATVKTLAPYEVEELGADILLANTYHLYMRPGEELVKKAGGLHKFMDWHKPILTDSGGFQVFSLSNLNKITDDGVEFSSHLDGSRHYFTPEKSIDIQNALGSDIIMAFDECSSPDCDKKYASRALDRTTRWLERCHNHHKNDEQMLFPIIQGNMFEDLRVQSARQSVPFAKCGIAIGGLSVGEPKKVMYRMLDALRPEYPQNMPRYLMGVGSPDCLAEGVLRGIDMFDCVLPTRTARNGLAYTSGGKITVRNAAYKEDFTPLDPECDCYTCTHFTRGYLRHLINAGEVLGARLISYHNLYYLTHLMARIREAIMNDRYGDFIAEMRTRKEYTDNVKPTDFADGI
- a CDS encoding TVP38/TMEM64 family protein, coding for MKSRTKTSLAQVVIGTLCAAMIALCGLFMSSGSVLLYCSAVVALSVFGVAFCAVDGEKYPHASRTMLVCAVVAAVVVGCYILYIKTGLSQKFTDFDALKQFILDSGFWGIAIFIGLTVFQVVVLPIPEAVTILLGVAIYGATWSFVLSVIGTIIGSLISFVLGKVFGRRLCNWMFGEETTEKYAKLLGDKGRFLFIIMLLFPAFPDDMLCMIAGITTMSYAYFTIVCLVTRPVMIGLTAYLGSGAIPFSGWGIPVWIAIVCLMFVVFVVVSKLKTKMENGRRKN
- a CDS encoding aldehyde dehydrogenase, which produces MTEQQITELVESQKAFFKSGKTLDIKYRIKMLKAFRNAIRNNLDALHEAIYKDLGKSQSESYMCETGLALSELSFMIKHANKFAKPKRSKTPLAQYVSKSYRQPSPYGTVLVLSPWNYPFLLSIDPLVDAVAAGNTVVLKTSSSSPNTSEAIKRVVESVFPPEYVAVVLGGGEVNAALENQKFDYIFFTGSKRVGTQIYENAAKTLTPVTLELGGKSPCIVDETAKIKLAAKRIVWGKFLNLGQTCVAPDYILCAESVRDKLVEEIKKQIKLQFGENPLANENYGKMINRKHFDRVTGLIDPQKTVCGGDSDGDTLKIAPTVMINVTADDPVMQEEIFGPVLPILTYKDEKEITDYVSSHDAPLAFYIFSSNRKRIKRLTTSLGFGGGCVNDVVIHLATTYMPFGGFGASGLGSYHGKVGFETFTHYKSIVNKKTWLDLPMRYQPFKKFNDFLVKKFLK
- the queA gene encoding tRNA preQ1(34) S-adenosylmethionine ribosyltransferase-isomerase QueA is translated as MNKSDFYYDLPKEQIAQTPIEPRDSSRLLVYDSLSGNMEHLHFYDLPKLLKKGDLLVVNNTKVLPARVVGTKTDTGAKISFLLHKRIDKDTWESLCRPAKRAKVGSKLVFADDLMGEIVGEGEEGARTLRFSYDGVFEQILNRIGEVPLPHYIHNELKSIDRYQTVYAEKEGSSAAPTAGLHFTDRLMDELKAMGVEFVDVLLHVGLGTFLPVKTDEITDHKMHSEFYSVSEEAANKINAAIAEGRRVIAVGTTSVRVLESSSTPDGKVIAGSGETSIFIYPSYKFKVVKSLITNFHLPESTLIMLVSALIGRETTLDIYNTAVKEGYRFFSFGDACFFL
- a CDS encoding HD domain-containing protein; this translates as MLTVKQAEHEIEIAEKLTPGLWVAHSRSAGDNARLIARKCGMDEDKAYVFGLLHDIGRRDGSWNSRHMIDGYNYMTSINEPEIARICLTHSFPIDKDISQYIDRITITDEQKLFLVEYLKGIEFDDYDLLIQLCDAISLPQGAVLMEKRLMDVALRHGVSDFSIKKWRDFFELKKLFDGKCGCNIYSFLPNVVENTFKDL
- the rnhA gene encoding ribonuclease HI; translated protein: MKSVDIYTDGACSGNPGKGGWCAILLYGGKEKVLSGGDADTTNNRMEVYAAIAGLSALKEKCAVNLYSDSAYLVNAIEQRWLNNWKRNNWRTADKKEVKNQDLWRALDELLNKHEVTFIKVKGHADNEYNNRCDEYARGEIAKL
- a CDS encoding iron-containing alcohol dehydrogenase, whose amino-acid sequence is MNIFKKAYCRIFQFVFKVALPLLPYKDPKLIESIGNIAEVLKINGKQKPLIVTDGTIVKLGLANGLTDSLTENGLSYEIYDKVVANPTSANVAEALALYRENGCDSLIAFGGGSPMDCAKGVGALVARPKKTLAKLGGILKVRKKIPLLIAIPTTAGTGSETTLACVVVDSDTRHKYAINDFPLIPKYAVLDESVTMTLPPAVVATTGMDALTHAIEAYIGKSGNKSTRRDALDAIKLVFENLPSSYTDGTQEARKNMLIASHKAGKAFSKAYVGYVHALAHSLGGKYDVPHGLANAVILPVVLREYGKAAYKKLKKIAVFCGLADKKTSPEIAENTIIEKIEKFNEQFNIPKTIDCIKDEDIAELASNAEKEANPLYPVPKLWDKKKLKTMYLKIRGDI